The nucleotide sequence GGCGCCTTACTGCTCCTTCGCCTCGTCCGCCGATCGAGCACCGGCCCCAACGCGTGCGGTCCTCGCTCGGTGCTCGGTGCTCGGCGGTCGTGCAAAGCAACCGACACCAGCCGACACGGGACGACACCACGATTCGACGCTGACCGGCGGAAGTGACATCAGGCGGCACGTGTGTCCCCTGCTCGCGCCCTTCGGGGCGCTTCGCGGGGGACGGGATCTTCATTTCAACCGGGGAGCGGCCCCGGTCCCCCGGAACGGCGCTCGGGTTTTCCGGCGCTGGGCGCGCCGTGCCTCGCCGGCGGAGCGGCCCCCTGTCTTCCGGAATGGCGCTCAACTTCCGGCGCTGGGGTCTGCGTAGGTGGTCACGGTTGCCGCCCCGGACCCGCCCGCCCGCGCCAGAAGCGCCGGCTTCGTGCTTGCCGGCGCTTCTGGCGCTCTTGCTTGTCAGACCCGCTTGGTGGCTAGGCGGTCCTCGCGGGGCCAGCGGACGTTGGTGGCCCAGCCGAAGCGCTCGAACCAGTGGATGAGGCGGGCGCTGCTGTCCACTTGGCCCTTCAGGACGCCGTGGCGGGCGCAGGTGGGGTCGGCGTGGTGGAGGTTGTGCCAGGACTCGCCCATGGACAGGACGGCCAGCCACCAGACGTTGCCGGCCTTGTCGCGGCTGGCGAAGGGGCGCTCGCCGATCGCGTGGCAGATCGAGTTGATCGACCAGGTCACGTGGTGCAGCAGGCCGATGCGGACCAGCGAGGCCCAGAAGAAGGCGGTGGCGGCGCCGGTCCAGGACATCGTCACCAGGCCGCCGACCAGCGGCGGGACCAGCAGCGACGTCGCGACCAGCAGCGGGAACGCGCGGGAGACGCGGGCGATGTCCTTGTCGGCCAGCAGGTCCGGCACGAACTGGCGCTTGTCCGTCTGCTCGATGTCGAACAGCCAGCCGACGTGCGCGTACAGCAGGCCCTTGGCCAGGGCGCCGGTGCTGGTGCCGAACCGCCAGGGCGAGTGCGGGTCGCCGTCCTTGTCGGAGAACTTGTGGTGCTTGCGGTGGTCGGCCACCCAGGTCGCGACGTCGCCCTCGACGGCGAGGCTGCCGGCGACCGCGAGCGCGACCCGCAGCGGCCGCTTGGCCCGGAACGAGCCGTGCGTGAAGTAGCGGTGGAACCCGACCGTGATGCCGTGCCCGGAGATCACGAACATGCCGGCGGCCAGACCGACGTCGAGCCAGGAGATCCAGCCGTAGACGACGGCGAGCGGGATCGCGGCGAGCATCGCCAGGAACGGCAGCGCGATGAAGATCCCGAGGATGACCCGTTCGCTCAGGCTCTGCCGCTCGCCGTTGCCGTCGCCCGGGGCGTCGGCCTCCGGCTGGTTCCAGGGGGCCGCCGGCGAACCGGCCTCATGGCGCACCTCGGTCGGCGGAGCGGACAGGGCAGGGGTCACGGGGCTTCTCCTCGGTCAGGCGTCCGGCAGTCCGGCGGTCAGGCGTTCGGTCGGGCGGGCGTCCGTACGACCGGGCGCCGGCCGCCCCGGGCGGGGACGGACGAGGCCGGGTGGAACCGGACGTCGAGCTGGACCTGCGCCGTCCCGCGGTCCGCGTACGGACCGGAAGGAGCGGAGGCAGGAGCCGCGGCGGGTGACCCGCCGGACGTGACACGGGCCCACACGACGCCCGTCAGCTGCTCTCGCAGCCATCTTCACCGTACCCGGCGGACCTGTGCGCCGAACCTGTCCTGACCGAACGTGTCCGACCTAACGCACTCAGAACCCGGGAAAAGCCTGCCGAAGTTGGTCGAGGTGGTCGGCCGGGTCGTCGACGCCGAGGGGGGTGTGCTCGGGGTCGAGGCGGCCGGCGACGAGGCGCAGGAAGGCCTCGGCCGGGAGCTGGACGACCCCGGCGTCGGGGCCGACGGAGTCGCGTGGGGTGAGCGTGACCGCGGGGTTGAGCTCCACCGCGTACGTCCGCAGCGGGTCGCTGGTCACGATCGTGACCGGCGTGCCGCCCGGCACCGGCTGACCGGCCCGGGCCGCGGTCGCCGGCAGCGTGTCGACGAGCAGCTCGACGGCGTCCGGGGCGACCTGGGCGGCGGGGTCGAGGGCGACGGCGATGTCCCAGGTGTGCAGTGCGTGCTCGCCCAGCCGCATCGACGCGAACCCGGCCGCGTCCAGGTCCGTGCCGAACAACGACAGCGTGAACGACGACTCCTGCTCGTCGGTCAGCTTCTCCAGCCGGGACACCAGCCGCTCGTCACCCTGCACGCTCGCGGTGACCTGCTCGCGCGGCGGCATCGCGTTCCAGCGGTCCCAGATCGGCACGAACACGTCCCCGTCCGGCGGCTCGGTCCCGTCCAGCCCGGCAGTGAGGAAGAGGTCGAAGATCTCGGCCTGGCTGCCGAGGTGGGAGGCGACGTCGGCCACCGACCACTCGTCCGCGTACGACCGCATGCGGATCTGCTCGTCGGACAGGTCGGCGAGGAGGCCGCTCATCCGGTCGTGGGAGCCGCGGATCGCGGCCAGCCAGGTGGCGTAGTCGGGCATCGGCGTGGTCTCCCTCGGTCCGCGGGTCGGTCCGCGACAGTCTCCCCCGCGTCCGTCCCGACCTCGCAGAGGGGTCATAGGGGGACGACCTGCACGGATACGAAATCGCAGGCTGTGCCCGTCGTCACGGACCCTGCGGGTGTCCGCCGCGGCCCGATCGATTACCGTCAAGTAAACAGAGTTTGCGACTTCCCGAGACCCCGCCGCGAACAGTTCGAGAGGGGCGCCACCGATGCCCGAAACGCCGGCTTCAGGAACCCTGAGCCTCCGCCACGCCGACGGGACCGAACAGGACCTGACCGTCGTCCAGCCCACCGAGGGCGCTCCGGGCGTCGACATCGGCGGCCTGCTGTCCAAGGGCGGGCTCGTCACGTACGACCCCGGCTTCGTCAACACGGCCAACTGCTCGTCGCAGATCACGTACATCGACGGGGACGCCGGGATCCTGCGTTACCGCGGCTACCCGATCGACCAGCTGGCCGAGAAGTCGACCTTCGCCGAGGTGAGCTACCTGCTCATCCACGGCGAGCTGCCGACCGAGACCCAGCTGGCCGACTTCACCGCCAAGATCAAGCGGCACACGCTGCTGCACGAGGACTTCAAGGGCTTCTTCGACGGGTTCCCGCGCAACGCGCACCCGATGCCGGTGCTGTCCTCCGCGGTCTCCGCGCTCTCGACGTACTACGAGGACTCGCTCGACCCGACCGACCCGGACCAGCTCGAGCTGCCGATGCTGCGGCTGATGGGCAAGCTGCCGACGATCGCGGCGTACGCGTACAAGAAGTCGATCGGGCAGCCGTTCCTCTACCCGGACAACTCGTTCGGGATCGTGGAGAACTTCCTGCGGATGACCTTCGGGCTGCCCGCGGAGCCGTACGAGGCCGACCCGGCCGTCGTGCGCGCCCTGGACATGCTGTTCACCCTGCACGCCGACCACGAGCAGAACTGCTCGACCGCGACCGTACGGCTGGTCGGCTCGTCCCAGGCCAACCTGTTCGCCTCCGTCTCGGCCGGCATCCACGCGCTGTCCGGCCCGCTGCACGGCGGGGCGAACCAGGAGGTCATGGAGATGCTCTCGCGCATCCGGGCCGAGGGCGGGGACGTCGGCGCGTTCGTGCAGAAGGTGAAGTCCAAGCAGGACGGCGTGAAGCTGATGGGCTTCGGGCACCGGGTCTACAAGAACTACGACCCGCGCGCGGCGATCGTGAAGAAGACCGCCGACAAGATCCTCAACGAGATGGGCAAGCGGGACGACCTGCTCGACATCGCGATGGAGCTGGAGGGCGTCGCCCTGGAGGACGACTACTTCGTCTCCCGCAAGCTCTACCCGAACGTGGACTTCTACACCGGGCTGATCTACCGGGCGATGGGCTTTCCCGACCGGATGTTCACGGTGCTGTTCGCGATCGGCCGGCTGCCCGGCTGGATCGCCCAGTGGCGCGAGATGGTCGACGACCCGCAGGCCAAGATCGGCCGCCCGCGGCAGCTCTACACCGGCGTACCGGAGCGCGAGTACGTGCCGGTCTCCGCGCGCTGAGCCATCCGTCCCGCACCCTGATCGCCTTGCCGTTAGGGTGCGGGACGTGGCTGAGGGACGGCTGTGGGCGACCAGCGACCTGCACGTCGGGTACGCGGAGAATCGCCGGATCGTGTCCGGCGAACTGCGTCCGGAGACGCCCGACGACTGGTTGATCGTGGCCGGCGACGTCTCCGAGACGCCGTCGGACGTCGAGTGGGCCCTGGGGACGCTGGCCGAGCGGTTCGCCCAGGTGATCTGGACGCCCGGCAACCACGAGCTCTACACGCACCCCAAGGACCCGTGCCAGCTGCGCGGCCTCGAGCGGTACGAGCACCTGGTCAAGCTCTGCGCCGGGATGGGCGTGCTGACGCCCGAGGACCCGTACCCGCAGTGGACCGGCGCCGGCGGCCCGGTCACCATCGCGCCCCTGTTCGCGCTCTACGACTACAGCTTCCGGATGCCCGGGATCGAGGACGCCGAGCAGGCGGTCGCGGCGGCCCGCGAGGCCGGCGTCGTCGCCACCGACGAGGCCATCCTGCACCCGGACCCGTACCCGGACCGGTCGGCCTGGTGCCGGGCCCGGATCGAGGAGACCGAGGCGCGGCTGGCCGCGCTGCCCGCCGGCACCCGGACCGTGCTGGTCAACCACTGGCCGATGACCCGGCTGCCGACCCGGGTCCTGCGCCACCCGCAGTTCGCGATCTGGTGCGGCACCGAGCGGACCGCGGACTGGCACGTCCGCTTCAACGCCGCCGTGGTGATCTACGGGCACCTGCACATCCCGCGTACGACGTACGAGGACGGGGTGCGGTTCGAGGAGGTCTCCGTCGGCTACCCGCGCGAATGGCACGTCCACCACCACCGCCGCGGGGTGCTGCGCGACGTCTTCCCCTCGGTGGACCCGATCGCCGAGTCCTTTTGATCGCGACGCTGGTCCCGGCCGTCGTCGTCGTCGAGGACGCGACCGGGCCGGTGCCCGGCGAGGCGTTGCTGCCGGAGGAGGAGCGGCTGGTCGAGACCGCGGTCGGCAAGCGCCGGGCCGAGTTCACGACGGTCCGGACCTGCGCCCGGATCGCGCTGGGGCGCCTCGGCCTGCCGCCGGCGCCGCTGTTGTCCGGGCCGAGGCGGGAGCCGCTCTGGCCGGCCGGGATCGTCGGCAGCATCACCCACTGCGACGGCTACCGGGCCGTCGCCGTCGCCCGGGACACCGACGTCGCCTCCCTCGGCATCGACGCCGAGCCGCACGCGCCGCTGCCGGAGGGGATCCTGGACCGGGTCTCGGTGCCGGCCGAGCGGGAGCACCTGCGCCGGCTGCCGGCCGGGGTGCACTGGGACCGGGTGCTGTTCAGCGCCAAGGAGAGCGTCTACAAGACCTGGTTCCCGCTGGCCGGGCGCTGGCTCGGGTTCGAGGACGCGGTGCTGGAATTCGCCCCCGGACCGGACCCGGCCCGGGGCGCGTTCACCGCGCGTCTGCTGGTGACCGAGCGCCCGGCCGTCGCGGGCCGTACGGTGACGACCCTGGAGGGCCGGTACGCCGTCGGCAACGGCCTCCTGGTCACCGCGATCATCCTGCCGGCGGACCCCGACCCGGAGGGTGAACGGTGACGCTGACCGCGGACGGCACGGCGCGGGTGCTCGACAACGGGGTGGAGATGCCCCTGCTCGGCTTCGGGGTCTGGCAGATCCCGGACGGCAAGGACACCGAGCAGGCGGTGCGCTGGGCCCTGGAGGCCGGCTACCGGCACGTGGACACCGCGACGCTCTACCGGAACGAGGAGAGCGTCGGCAAGGCGGTCGCCGCGAGCGGCATCGCCCGCGAGGAGCTGTTCGTCGCGACCAAGTTCCATCCGCGCGAGCCCGACCCGGAGCGGGCGCTGGAGGGCAGCCTGCGGCTGCTCGGGCTCGACCAGGTCGACCTCTACCTCTGGCACTGGCCGCAGGGCGGCCCGACCAGGCACTGGGCGGCGTTCGAGCGGATCGCCGCCCGCGGCCTGGCCCGGGCGGTCGGGGTCAGCAACTTCTCCGCCGACCAGCTGGCCGTGCTGCACGACTCGGACGTGCCGCCGGCGGTGAACCAGGTCGAGTTCAGCCCGTTCCAGTTCCGGCGGGCGCTGTGGGAGGCGTGCGAGGCCACCGGGGTGGTGCTGGAGGCGTACAGCCCGCTCACCCGCGGCCACGACCTCCGCGACCGTACGGTGGCCGAGGTCGCGCAGGCGCACGAGCGGACCCCGGCCCAGGTGCTGCTGCGCTGGGGCGTGCAGCGGGCCATCCCGGTGATCCCCAAGTCCGCCAACCGGGAGCGGATCGCGGAGAACGCGCGGATCTTCGACTTCGCCCTCACCGACGAGGAGATGGCGGCGCTCGACGGGCTGGACCGGACCGGCGGCACCGCGGACGGCTGAGCCCGCGGCCGTCGCGGTCAGCGGAACCGGCGACGCTTCTCCTTCGGCGGCCGGGCCCAGACCGCGACCTTGTCGAGCGCGTCGGCGGCGGTGAGCGGCACCGTCGTGCTCAGCGTGCCGCCGCCGGCCTTCCGCTGCCGCTGGCCGTAGCCGCGCAGCAGCCGGGCGATCCTGGGCGCGGCCAGGCCCAGCACGATCGTGAACAGCACGGTCTTGATCCGGGAACGCAGCAGGAACCACATGGGCACCGGTGTGCCCCGCGCGACGCGACACGACACAAGGGGCCCGGTGCGTGCACCTACTCGCCGGTAGGGCTACCATCCAGCGCGCGGCCAGGAGCCTCCCCCCGTGGGCTCCTGGCCGCCCTGTCGTTTCCGGTCCGTCCGGAGCGCCGCCACCTCCCGGGCACGGAATCTGGCAACCTGAGAGAAGGACCAATTCCTTTAGGAGGTCGACGGTGACCGACGCGATCCGACGTGCGCCCTCGGTGGCCCGGATGCTGGCCGACCGGGTGGCCGCGACGCCCGGCGCCGAGGCGTTCCGGTGGGTGTCGCCGGACGCCGGCGGCGCCGGGACCTGGACGTCGCTGACCTGGGCGGAGCTGGGCGAGCGGGTCACCGAGCTGGCCGCCGGCCTGCTCGCGCTCGGCCTGCAGCCGCAGCAGCGGGTGATCGTCTACGCCTCGACCCGGCTGGAGTGGGTGCTCGCCGACCTGGCCATCAACACCGCGGCCGGCGCGACCACGACCGTCTACCCGTCCTCCCAGCCCGAGGACGTGCTGCACATCGTCGGCGACTCCGAGGCGGTCATCGCCTTCGCCGAGGACGAGAGCAAGGCCGCGACGCTGCGCGAGCTGGCCGACCGCACGCCCGAGCTGCGCCACGTCGTGCTCATCGACGGCGACGGGGACGGCAGCGACCGGGAGCTCTCGCTGGCCACGCTGGCCGAGCGCGGCCGGGCGCTGCTGGCCGAGGACGCCGCCGCCGTGGACAAGGTCGTGGACAGCATCGGCCCGGAGGACCTGGCCACCCTGATCTACACGTCCGGGACCACCGGCCGGCCCAAGGGCGTCCGGCTGGTGCAGGACAACTGGACGTACGAGGGCGCGGCGATCGAGGAGCTGGACTTCCTGCGCCCCGACGACCTGCAGTACCTCTGGCTCCCGCTGTCGCACTCGTTCGGCAAGGTGCTGCTGGCGGCGCAGCTGCAGATCGGCTTCGCCAGCGCGATCGACGGCCGCATCGACAAGATCGTGGACAACCTGGGCGTGGTGAAGCCGACCTTCATGGCCGGCGCGCCGCGGATCTTCGAGAAGGTCCACAACCGGGTCATCGGCTCGGTCGAGGCCGACGGCGGGGTCAAGGCCAAGCTGTTCGCCAAGGCGTTCGAGACCGGGAAGAAGCACTCGGCCGTCCTGCAGCAGGGCCGCAAGCCCGGCATCGGCCTCACCGTGGCGTACGCGGGCGCCGACAAGGTGGTGTTCTCCAAGCTCCGGGACCGCTTCGGCGGCCGGATCCGGCTGTTCGTCTCCGGCAGCGCGCCGCTGTCCCGGGACGTCGCCGAGTGGTTCCACGCGGCCGGCCTGCTCATCGTCGAGGGGTACGGGATGACCGAGTCGTCCGCGGCCACCACGGTGAACCTGCCGGAGTCCTTCCGCTTCGGCACGGTCGGCCCGCCGCTGCCCGGCACCGAGCTGCGCATCGCCCCCGACGGCGAGCTGCTGGTGAAGGGGCCGGGCGTGATGCGCGGCTACCACGGGCTGGCCGAGGCGACCGAGGAGACGCTGGACGCCGAGGGCTGGCTGCACACGGGCGACATCGGCGAGCTCGACCAGGACGGCTTCCTGCGGATCACCGACCGCAAGAAGGACCTGATCAAGACCTCCGGCGGCAAGTACGTCGCGCCCGGGCCGATCGAGGTCTCGTTCCCGGTCATCTGCGGGCTGGCCAGCCAGTTCATCGTGCACGGCGACGGCCGCAACTACGTGACCGCGCTGGTGACGCTGGACCCGGACGCGCTGGCCCAGTGGGCGCAGACCAACAACGTCGCCGAGCGGGACCCGGGCGCGCTGGCCCGCCGCGAGGACGTCCGGGCGGTGGTCGCGGCCGGGGTCAAGGAGCTCAACGCCGGGCTGAACCGGTGGGAGACGATCAAGGACTTCCGCATCCTCGACCATGATCTGACGGTCGAGTCCGGCGAGCTCACGCCGAGCCTCAAGCTCAAGCGGAGGGTTGTCGAGTCCCGCTACAAGAACCTCCTCGACGAGATGTACGACTCCGGTCGCGGGAGCCGCGTGTGAGGGTTCTCACAGGGGATTACGACGCAGCGGAATGACGCGCGTACGTACCGCGATGTCCGGCGGATTTCCCGGAATCCGCATCGGCCGAGGTGCGCACACGGGCCCCGGGGACCGTTAGCCTCCCCTGCATGCTCGAAGTAGGTCGACTCCGCACGCTGCTGGCGATCTCCGAGCACGGGGGGTCCTCCGGTGCCGCCCGCGCGCTCGGAACGCCGGCCGGTGACGTCGCCGGTCAGGTGACGGACTGGGAGCGTGAGCTCGGCCTGCCGCTGCTCGACGGCGACCGGCTGACGCCCGCGGGCCGGCGGTTGGCCGAGCACGCCGGCCGGCTGCTGGGCCAGCTCGAAGCGGCGGAGTCAGACGCGGCCGCGGTCGCCGGCCGGGCCAGCGGGACGCTGCGGCTGGGCGTCGGCGCGGACGCGGGCCGCGCCCTGCTCGGCGACGCGCTGGCCACGCTGCGCTCCGGTGACCTGACCGTGCACGTCCGGCAGCTGGTCGACGAGCAGGTCGGTGCCCTCGGCAGCACCCTCGACGTCGTCGTGGTCGGTGAGTACGGCGCGGCCGTGCCGCACCGCGCCGACGCCGCGGTCGAGCGCCGGGAGCTGTTCACCGAGCCGCTGATGCTGGCGGTGCCGACCCGGCACCGGGCCACCGGCGCCAGCGTCCGGCTGGCCGAGCTGACCGCGGAGGCCTGGATCGGCGGGACCGGCGACGCGCTGGTGGCGCTGGAGCGGGCCGCGGCGGGGGCCGGATTCGCGCCCCGGCTGGTCGCGGAGGTCGGTGAGGACGCGCTCGCGCTGACGCTGGTCGCGGCCGGGCAGGGGGTGGCGCTGGTGCCGGCCTCGGCCGCGTCGCCCGTGGACGGGGCCCGTTTCCTCACCGTGCTGGACGGCGGGCTGCGCCGGACCGTGGTCGCCGCGTACCGGCGGTCGGCCGCGGCCGACCCGGGCGTCCGGCAACTGCTGGACGCGCTGGCCGGGGCGGCTCGGCGGGTCGCTGCCGCGGTGCCGGGTGTGGTCGCCGCGCCTGTCCCGCCGCCCGCCGCCCCGCCGGCCGGCCCGTCCGCCGGCCCGCCCTCGCGCAGGCCCGATCCGCTGTTCGACCCGCTGCCGGACGCGCCGCGCAACGGGCGCCGTGACCCGTGGGCCGACCGGGGCCGAGCCGACACCAACGGCTCACGCCCGTCGCACAACGGGTCCGACCTCCCGTCCCGCAACGGCTTCGGTACGCCGTCGGGCACCGACCTGCCGTCCCGCAACGGGTCCGGCGACCTGCCGCCGCGCAACGGAACGCCCGGGCCGGGGCTCCCCCCGCCGGGGCTGCCCACTGCGAGCCCGGACTCCGGGCCGGCGCGCAACGGGACGCCCGGGCCCGGCCTGCCGCCGCCCGGTCTGGACCCCGGGCAGAACGGCAGCTCCGACCGGCCGGGGCGCAACGGGACGCCCTTCGGGAGCGACACCCCGGCCTTCGGCAACGACCTGTCCGGACAGGACCTGTCCGGCTTCGGCCTGCCGGCGCCCGGTCAGCCGACCTCGAACCCCGGTCTCCCCGGCCCTGGTCTCCCCGGTCCCGGCCCTGGCCTCCCCGGCTTCGGCTCCGACCGGAACGGCGTCGGCCCGGACCGGCCCGGCTCGCCCGAGCTGCCGCCGCCCGGGCTGCCGCCCGCGGACCGGCGCACCGGTGCCGTTTCCTTCGGCCCGGGCAGCGACCGCCCCGCCCCCAGCGACCGCCCCGGGCTGAGCGATCTCTCCGGACCGGGCGACCGCCCCGGGCCGGGCGACCGACGCGGTCCGAGCGATCTCTCCGGGCCGGGCGACCGTCGCGGTCCGAGCGATCTCTCCGGGCCGGGCGACCGGCCGGGGGTGGGCGACGGTTCTGGGCTGGGGCGTCGCGGCGAGGTGCCGGGGCGCAGCGTGCCGCCGGACGACGACAGCGGCATCGCCGGCTTCGCGAGCCCCCGGCGGAGCAGCCGGCCGGCGCCGGCCGATCCGCTGGCCCGTGACACCGGTCCCGCCCGCCACGGCATCCCCGCCGATCTCCCGGACCGCTCCCCCGGCACGGCCGGGCCCTCGGACCTCCCGAGCCGACCGGCCGCCTTCGGTGGTCCGGCCGATCACCCGAACCGGACCGGCGCCTCCGAGCCGGCCCACGACCTGCCCGCCTTCGGCGAGCCGGCTCCGGGCGGTCGCAGTGGCCGGCGCGCCGCGCCGGGTGGCCTGCCCGCGCCCGGCGAGAGCCGGGAGACCGGGGCCGGGCATCGGGCGGCTGACCTGCCGCCCGCGGCCCGCAGCGACTTCGGCGGCCTCCCGCCCGCGGGCGAACTGCCCGGCCGGACGGCCGGCGCGAGCGCGTTCGGGAACACCGACGGCCCGCCGCGGACCGGCGAGACGCCCGCGTTCGGCGCGGGCCGCGACGAGGGCGGCTTCGGCCGGTCCGCAGCGGCCGACCTTCCCGGGCGCACCCCCGGAGCCCCGGCCGCGCCCGGCAGCCGTCCGGCGCCCGGCGGCCTGCCCGCGCCCGGCGTCCCGGCGCCCGGCGGTCCTCCGGCGGCCGGCCTCCCGGCGCCCGGCCTTCCGGCGCCGGGCGCCGAGCGCCCGGTCCGCGGCAACTCGCCGTACCGGACCCCGCCGCCGACCAGCGAGCCGAGCGACCTGCCCCGGTTCGGGGACGCGCCCGCCCGGGACGCCGCCGGCCCGAACCCGTACCGGCCGGACACCTCGGGGCACCCGATCCCGGATCCGTTCCGGGCCACCGGCTCGGAGGGGCCGAACCCGTACCGGTCCAACGGCGGCGGGCAGCCGGCCTCCCGGCGTGACTCGATCGGCGGAGCGGAGCTGTTCAGCGCTCCACCGCGCAACGGCAGCGACGGCGGACACCTCCCGCCGGCCGCCGGTCTGACCAGCCCGGACCCGGGGGTCCGTTCGCTGGCCTCCCCCGGGACGCCGCGCCGGTCCCGGGCCGCCGTCCGCGGGGGCGACGGCGCCGAGGGCACGCTGCCGCCCGCGCCGGCCGGTACCGCCGAGGACGTCCGGCTCTCGATCTTCGAGGACCTGCAGTCCGAATGGTTCGTGCAGCAGGACGAGAGCAAGAGCCCGTCCTGGCAGATGGCGGCCGACGACGGCTGGCGGGCCGCGGCCAAGCTGGCCGAGCCGACCACGGCCGGCACCACGACCGCCGGGCTCCCCCGCCGCCGCCCGCAGGCGATGGCGGTCCCTGGCGCGGTGGGTGGTTCCAGCGGCGAGACCCCGCCGCCGAGCACCACGCACCGGTCCCCTCAGGAGGTCCGCGGCCGGCTGTCCAGTTACCGCGACGGCGTCCGCCGCGGCCGGCACGCCGAGCGCCCCGCCGACGAGGCGGACTGACCCCAGGTCGGCGTCCCACCCGGACGCCGACCAGCCCACTCACCGGCGCCCGGAACATCCGCCCCGCCCGCGGCCGCGCAACCGGCCGCCCGCGAACGGCCGTCCGGCACCGTGGACGGGCGGCCGGAGCGGGCTGGGTCAGGGGAGCCAGGAGACGTGGCCGGAGAGCGCCACGTAGCCGACGAACGAGACCGTGTCGAGGATCGTGTGGGCGACGATCAACGGCATCACCCGCTTCGTCCGCAGGAAGAACCAGCCGAAGATCACGCCCATCACGGCGTTGCCGACGAACGCGCCGAACCCCTGGTAGAGGTGGTACGACCCGCGCAGCACCGCCGCCAGGCCGATCGCCCACGGCACCGACCGCCCGAGCTGGCGCAGCCGGGTCAGCAGGTAGCCGATGACCACGACCTCCTCCAGCGTCGCGTTCATCGCCGCCGACAGGATCAGCACCGGGATCCGCCACCAGACGTCCGGCAGCCCGGACGGCACGATCGTGGCCGAGATCCCGAGCGCGTGCGCGACCACGTAGAGCAGGAGACCGGGGATCCCGATCACCGCGGCCAGCAGCGCGCCCCGGGCCAGATCGCTGCCCGGCCGGGTGTTGTCGACACCGAGCGAGCGGGCCGAGATCCGGTCCCGGGCCAGCAGGTGCAGCGCGAGGAACGCGGGCACCACCCCGAAGCCGATCCCGACCAGCTGGTAGAGCAGGTCCAACCACTGCTGGTCCGGCACGACCGAGCCGTTGAGGGTGGCCTGGCTCTGCGAGAGCGGGATCGGCGCGAGCAGCTTGCGCAGCAGCGAGAGCACGGCGTAGACGGCGGAGGCGCCGAGCGAGACGGCCAGGACCAGCAGCACCTCGGACCGTAGGGTCCGCGGCGGCAGTGCCGAAGGCGGCGGCGCGCCCGGGTCGAGGGCGAGCCGTTCCCGCAGCGTCGGCGCCGGGTCCGTACGGGTCACCCGTCCAGTCAACCAGCGCTGATGTGGTGCGGACGTGAACGGGCCCGGACCGCTCCCCCCAGAGCGGGCCCGGGCCCGGCGACACTGACCGTCCCCACCCACTCGCGGTCACGGAAGTGCGACTGGGCGGGGGCGGTCTTGCCGTGCGCTCCTCGGACCTCCCCTCAGGGCCCGAGAAAGCAATGGCGCCGACGGCGGATCTCCCCACGGGTCCGTCGACCCGTGTCGGTGCGGAAGATCCGAACCGCCGACGCCGCCCGGCTCGAAGGGGTGGTCGCGTCCTGCGAGCCGGGCGG is from Mycobacteriales bacterium and encodes:
- a CDS encoding metallophosphoesterase — translated: MRDVAEGRLWATSDLHVGYAENRRIVSGELRPETPDDWLIVAGDVSETPSDVEWALGTLAERFAQVIWTPGNHELYTHPKDPCQLRGLERYEHLVKLCAGMGVLTPEDPYPQWTGAGGPVTIAPLFALYDYSFRMPGIEDAEQAVAAAREAGVVATDEAILHPDPYPDRSAWCRARIEETEARLAALPAGTRTVLVNHWPMTRLPTRVLRHPQFAIWCGTERTADWHVRFNAAVVIYGHLHIPRTTYEDGVRFEEVSVGYPREWHVHHHRRGVLRDVFPSVDPIAESF
- a CDS encoding citrate synthase, whose amino-acid sequence is MPETPASGTLSLRHADGTEQDLTVVQPTEGAPGVDIGGLLSKGGLVTYDPGFVNTANCSSQITYIDGDAGILRYRGYPIDQLAEKSTFAEVSYLLIHGELPTETQLADFTAKIKRHTLLHEDFKGFFDGFPRNAHPMPVLSSAVSALSTYYEDSLDPTDPDQLELPMLRLMGKLPTIAAYAYKKSIGQPFLYPDNSFGIVENFLRMTFGLPAEPYEADPAVVRALDMLFTLHADHEQNCSTATVRLVGSSQANLFASVSAGIHALSGPLHGGANQEVMEMLSRIRAEGGDVGAFVQKVKSKQDGVKLMGFGHRVYKNYDPRAAIVKKTADKILNEMGKRDDLLDIAMELEGVALEDDYFVSRKLYPNVDFYTGLIYRAMGFPDRMFTVLFAIGRLPGWIAQWREMVDDPQAKIGRPRQLYTGVPEREYVPVSAR
- a CDS encoding 4'-phosphopantetheinyl transferase superfamily protein, with protein sequence MIATLVPAVVVVEDATGPVPGEALLPEEERLVETAVGKRRAEFTTVRTCARIALGRLGLPPAPLLSGPRREPLWPAGIVGSITHCDGYRAVAVARDTDVASLGIDAEPHAPLPEGILDRVSVPAEREHLRRLPAGVHWDRVLFSAKESVYKTWFPLAGRWLGFEDAVLEFAPGPDPARGAFTARLLVTERPAVAGRTVTTLEGRYAVGNGLLVTAIILPADPDPEGER
- a CDS encoding aldo/keto reductase; this translates as MTLTADGTARVLDNGVEMPLLGFGVWQIPDGKDTEQAVRWALEAGYRHVDTATLYRNEESVGKAVAASGIAREELFVATKFHPREPDPERALEGSLRLLGLDQVDLYLWHWPQGGPTRHWAAFERIAARGLARAVGVSNFSADQLAVLHDSDVPPAVNQVEFSPFQFRRALWEACEATGVVLEAYSPLTRGHDLRDRTVAEVAQAHERTPAQVLLRWGVQRAIPVIPKSANRERIAENARIFDFALTDEEMAALDGLDRTGGTADG
- a CDS encoding maleylpyruvate isomerase family mycothiol-dependent enzyme, with translation MPDYATWLAAIRGSHDRMSGLLADLSDEQIRMRSYADEWSVADVASHLGSQAEIFDLFLTAGLDGTEPPDGDVFVPIWDRWNAMPPREQVTASVQGDERLVSRLEKLTDEQESSFTLSLFGTDLDAAGFASMRLGEHALHTWDIAVALDPAAQVAPDAVELLVDTLPATAARAGQPVPGGTPVTIVTSDPLRTYAVELNPAVTLTPRDSVGPDAGVVQLPAEAFLRLVAGRLDPEHTPLGVDDPADHLDQLRQAFPGF
- a CDS encoding fatty acid desaturase; its protein translation is MTPALSAPPTEVRHEAGSPAAPWNQPEADAPGDGNGERQSLSERVILGIFIALPFLAMLAAIPLAVVYGWISWLDVGLAAGMFVISGHGITVGFHRYFTHGSFRAKRPLRVALAVAGSLAVEGDVATWVADHRKHHKFSDKDGDPHSPWRFGTSTGALAKGLLYAHVGWLFDIEQTDKRQFVPDLLADKDIARVSRAFPLLVATSLLVPPLVGGLVTMSWTGAATAFFWASLVRIGLLHHVTWSINSICHAIGERPFASRDKAGNVWWLAVLSMGESWHNLHHADPTCARHGVLKGQVDSSARLIHWFERFGWATNVRWPREDRLATKRV